The following are encoded in a window of Centroberyx gerrardi isolate f3 chromosome 1, fCenGer3.hap1.cur.20231027, whole genome shotgun sequence genomic DNA:
- the gramd2aa gene encoding GRAM domain-containing protein 2A, which translates to MGCTIYAASPEALPADEARGRDRYCQLPHHRHPHVFVCIVFFRGKNHNALPDKFSGALTNLVDLEGTRRRKESRQTESNRARTMTEQQEQSEETGLLATQDLDPSKDDDTHGHFRFHLIEDLSYEDVKKCYRGSTVSKYNSQYHKLFQCVPKDEILMKVYSCALLRDILLQGRLYISRNWLCFYANLFGKDIKVAIPVVSVRLVKKHKTAGLVPNGLAITTDTGQKYVFVSLLSRDSVYDVLRRICTHLQVNGKSLSLKQYMEEPTLSLDEFPAPDEFPVVDEFPSVLKWRRKPSVVSVSSSLPDLLGNSTSSLSAVDAPFQTDQPLEERVLQTERGLLSEPVAELGQMEYQLLKFFTLLIILLILSSCYLAFRVCSLEQQLSFLSNPTLPLRER; encoded by the exons ATGGGATGCACTATCTACGCAGCCAGCCCTGAGGCCCTGCCCGCCGACGAGGCCCGAGGCCGGGACAGATACTGCCAGCTCCCCCACCACCGCCACCCCCATG TTTTCGTTTGTATCGTCTTTTTTCGTGGAAAAAACCACAATGCTTTGCCTGACAAATTCAGTGGAGCTTTGACGAATTTGGTGGATCTGGAAGGGACGCGACGACGGAAAGAGTCGCGGCAGACTGAGAGCAACAG ggCCCGGACCATGactgagcagcaggagcagagcGAGGAGACGGGCCTGCTCGCTACGCAGGACCTGGACCCCTCCAAGGACGACGACACGCACGGCCACTTCAG GTTTCACCTGATTGAGGACTTGTCCTATGAAGATGTGAAAAAATGCTACCGGGGCTCG ACTGTCAGCAAGTACAACTCCCAGTACCACAAACTCTTCCAGTGCGTGCCCAAGGATGAGATCCTCATGAAAG TGTACTCCTGTGCTCTTCTCAGAGACATCCTCCTACAAGGCCGGCTCTACATTTCCAGAAACTGGCTGTGTTTCTATGCCAACCTCTTTGGCAAGGACATCAAG GTGGCGATCCCTGTGGTTTCCGTGAGGCTGGTGAAGAAGCACAAAACAGCCGGCCTGGTGCCCAACGGCCTGGCCATCACCACCGACACCGGGCAGAAG tATGTATTCGTATCTCTGCTATCAAGAGACAGTGTGTATGACGTGCTCCGCAGGATCTGCACACACCTACAG gTCAATGGGAAGAGTCTGAGCCTGAAGCAGTACATGGAGGAGCCCACCTTGTCCCTG GACGAGTTCCCGGCCCCAGATGAGTTCCCGGTGGTGGACGAGTTTCCCTCGGTGTTGAAGTGGAGAAGGAAACCGTCGGTGGTGTCTGTGTCCTCCTCGCTCCCCGACCTCCTGGGGAACTCCACCAGCAGCCTGAGCGCCGTGGACGCGCCCTTCCAGACCGACCAGCCGCTGGAAG AGCGGGTtctgcagacagagaggggcCTTTTATCGGAGCCAGTAGCAGAACTGGGCCAGATGGAGTACCAGCTGCTCAAGTTCTTCACCCTGCT tatcatcctcctcatcctgtcATCGTGCTACCTGGCCTTCCGTGTGTGCAGTCTGGAGCAGCAGCTGTCCTTCCTCAGTAACCCAACTCTGCCGCTGCGAGAGAGGTGA